The Helicobacter fennelliae nucleotide sequence GGATTTTTGCTCAAGCTGCAACTCCGCAAAATCCCCTCCTCTGCGAAGCCCTAAATACAGCTTTGATAAATCAAACAAGCTCAATTCCTTTGCGCCCAAAATCAAAGAAAGCCCATATCTTTTGTATTCCATATCTGCAAACCCAAGATTCTGTCGCAAAAAATAAAAAAACCGCTCTTGTCCATAATCATTAAGCAAATTCACAAAAGGCACATTGAGTGATTGACGCAAGGCATAAAGCGCACTTTGGTTATTTGAAAAGCGAAGAGATGAGTTTTGCGGATTAAAATTACCAAAAAAAGCATTCATATCAAGGAGTTTTGTCTGCGGAATGATAAGCCCCTCATCAAGACTCAACGCATACAAAAATGGCTTAAGCGTAGAGCCGACATTTCGTTTGGCTTGGATTCCATCAACTTGCCCATAATTTGCCAAATCATAAAAATCCTGCGAGCCGATATAAGCGATTATATTTTTATCCTCTGCGCCTATAAGCACAAAAGCAAGATTGCGGATTTGTTGGGGTTGGAGCGTTTGTGCGTAGTTTTTAGCAAGTGATTCAAACCGAATCTGAATGCTTTTGTCAATATGCGTATAAAACACTTTGCGATCAGGAAAGGTTTTGGCTAGAAACATCGTATAATGCGGAGCGATTGAGTTTTGACGATGCAAGCTTGGCAGTGGCTCTAGGATAGAGAGCTTATAAGTTAGCTCATCGATAAGAGAGGCATTTTTTGCGCGAAGCAAAAGATTATCGCGTTTGGCACGAAGCTTTTGTGGATTCTGCTGCAAGAGATTTGGCGCATTTGGAAGCACCGCCAAAAACGCAATTTGCGCTGGACTCAATCGCGCTAAAGGCTTATCAAAATACAACAACGAAGCAGTTTTTATCCCGATGATATTATTACCATAAGGCGCATTATCGACATAAAGCCTAAAAATATGCTCTTTTGGTAGATTCCACTCAAGTCGCACAGCCTGCAAGCTTTCTTGTATTTTTGTTGCAATATCTCGATTTGGATTATGCATTCCTAATTTGATAGCTTGCATACTTATCGTGCTTGCACCTTGTGGTTTGGATTGGCTTGCAAAATTCATAAGGTTAGATTTTGCCGCACGAGCAATGCTTAACATATCCACGCCAAAATGCGACAAAAAACGTTTGTCTTCATATAACAGCACGAAATCTTGAAGCATTTTTGGAATATGCTCTTTTTGCGCATCAATGCTGATTTTGAAATTTTCATTTTGATTGACAAAAAGCGATAAAAGCTCGCCATTTTTATCAAAACTCACCAAAGATTCTGGCTCGAAGTAAAGTGGCTTAAGGCTTGTATAAAAAAACAAAAAAACACCCAAAACAACGCATACAACAACACACACAATAATATTTGCAATGCTTTTATATGAAATGACTTTATACAATCTAGCTTTATTAGATTTGGCAAATTTAGCGATTTTTAACTTAGATTTTAACTTTGTTTTGAAATTGATTTTTGAATGATTTTTCATTTGGTTTTTGCGCGCTCCATTTTTTTATAATGATGTTTTTATTTTGCATATCTTAAAAATCAAAAAGTGATTATAACCCAAATCCTCTCATCATTTCATCATTGCTTTTTTGTCATCATTGGCTTTTTTGTCTCACTACTCATTCTAGTCGCACACAAACCACAAAACAAGAATCTAAATTTAAAATTTATGCTACAATACACGCTTTATTCGGCTTGATATTTGATGAAGCTTAAGGGGGAAAAAGCAATGATGAGACAATATAAGAATCTAACATTCAAATCTCTTATAAAATCTAAAATTTTTCTCCTCTTTGTGCTTGTAGCACTTGGAATCTTTGTAGGCGCAATCGCGATAAATAGCACAAAGCAAAAATTTGACATTACACTTTCACTGCCGACTTTCAAAGACAAAGGCACACACATCGAAATCTCACTCACCCTATCAGCAAATCAAAACATCGATATAACCCAAATCCAACATATAACACTCATCAACAACAAGCCCCTAAGCGCGTATCAAGCAAAATTAAACAAACTTAGCCCTTTAGCCTCAATCTCACGCTCAATGCGCCAAAAAGCGAAAAAACACTTCAGTTTCTCTTTCAGCTAAGCTTACTAAATCAAAGCAACAAAAACATCACCCGCACAATAGAGCTAGATTCTGCAAATAAAGTGCTTGGCGTGCAAACTTACAGCAAATCAAAAACCATAGAAATCTACCTTAGCCAAGATCCAAAAAGCCAAAACATCACACAAGATACAATCCAAAATCTCATCACAATAGCCACAAATTCTGACTCAATCATTGCCACACAAGCTATCCTTGATGGAAGCAAGGTTACACTCACTGGCAATTTTATCCCTGGACATGACTACAAAATCACACTTGATGCGCCTTATAATACTTCGATAAATGCGCGTTTCAAAGATCTCAATCCCCATATCGCATTTGCAAGCAATGGTATCATTATGCCAAGCAAAAATAACCTCAAAATCGGCGTCCTAAGCGTAAATATCAAATCCTCAAAGCTCCAAATCCACAAAATCTATCCAAACAACATCACAGAGCTTTTGCATAATTATTACTCATTTGCTGAAAATTCAAAAAATATATCAGATTCTACGCTTGGAAAGACAGCAGATACAATTACAACCCAAACAATCACTTTTGATACAAACACTCAAGATGAAACCCAAACAATCCTTGATCTCACAAAGCTTCTCAAAAATAAAGAAAATGGCGTATATGTGCTTACTCTCTCCACATCTAGAGATAATGTATCAGGCACGATTAAAGCATGCCAAAATGATGATGAAGAAGACGAAGATGATGAGGGCGAATGGATTTCTTATAGTTGCGAACAATACATAGAATCTAACCTCAACTCCCAAAAGCTTATCGTCTTATCAGACATCGGGCTTAGTGTGCGACAAGATAAGGCGACAACTTATGTCAATACTTTTAATGTGCAGACAAATAAACCCCTACAAGGCGCAACAATCAAGCTCATCTCAACAAACAATCAAGTTATAGATTCTGCCTTGAGTGATATAAATGGGCTTGTAAAGCTTAACCACAAATCATCACAGCCACTCTACATCATCGCGCAATACGGAAATGATATAAATTATCTTGATTTTAAAACCCCTCAAGGATTTTTTGATGGGCTTGATACAACGGGCGTAACCCTCACAAACAACACAAACACCTTCCTCTATACAGACAGAGGTATCATAAATCCGGGCGAAGATATTCATATCAATACCATTATCCGCAACCAGAATCTAAGCAAAGCCCCAATCAAACTCTCTATCATCAATCCACGAGGCGATAAAATCATCAAAGACAAAACCATAAACCCCATTGGATTTGGGCTATATAGCTATAAATTTGAAACTGATACAAACTTTGCGACAGGCTCTTATCAAGCCATAGTCAATATTGGCGGGGTTTTGTATCGGCAGAATTTTCAAGTTGAAAACATTATCCCAAATAAAATCAAAGTCAATATAGATTCTGCGCCATATATCCAACAACAAGACAAACAGCTTGATTTTACGCTTAATTCAATATATCTTAGCGGTGTAAAAGCGGATTCTCTCAAATATGTCGCCACAATTACTGCTAGAGCACTCTCCTTTAGCTCAAAAATATATAAAGATTTTTCTTTCAATAACGCAAGCAGAAATGATTATGGATTCTCAAAGCAATTTAGTGGCAATCTTGATAAAGAAGGCAATGCACACCTTAGCCTTAATCTTGATGAGCTTGATTCTCAAAATCTCAATCTCTCAATCAATGCCAAAGTGTTTGAAAACACAGGACACCCTGTGATAAATCAAACCAATGTGAAGTTTTATGCAGCCCCAAATGTCATAGGCGTGAAAGTTCCATCGCGCTATATTGATATGCAAAAACCATTCACACTTCCTGTGATCCTACTCAATAGCCTAGAAGACAAGCCAATCGCTAACACAAAGCTTCACTACAAAATCTACAAAAACGATCGGTATTGGTGGTGGGATTATGATGTGATGATGGAAAATTTTAATGCCAAAATCAAATCTGACATTAGCACAACCTTAATCAAAGAAGGCGAGATCACATCAGCCTTGCAGCCAGTAGAGATCAAAGAAGATTTAAGTGCGTTAGTGCAGGATTATGATTCTGTGTTTGTTGAGATTTCAGATGGAGTGCAAAGCCCAAGGATTATTTGGCTTGTGGCGGATTTTTATGGTGAAGCAAGCCTCAAAGCAAGCAATCCCTCACGACTTGCCCTCACGCTTGATAAACCAAAATACAATGTCGGCGAAAACGCTCTTTTGCAATTCCAATCTAAACATCAAGGTAAAGCCCTCATCACACTAAGCTATGGCGACAAAATCCTAAAAACCGACCTCATAGACGCGAGCAAAACAACCACTTATCAAATACCAATCCTTCCTAGCTATGCGCCAAATATACACGCAAGCGTTACACTTCTCTCACTTGATCCAAGCACAGCCACTTCAAAGCGAAGCTTTGGGCTTATCTCCATTCCGATTGTGGATTCTGCCCTTGATCTCAAACCAGAGATACAAGTCCAAGAGCAAGTCAAGCCAAATTCTATGCTCCATATCAAAATCTCAAATCCCAAAAAGCAAAAAATGGCTTACACGCTTGCTATTGTCGATAATGGAATCTTAGATATTATCAATTTCAAAACCCCTGATCCGCTTGCAGGACTCTATAAAAAGCTTGCTTTTGGAATCTCTATTGTTGATATTATAGTAATTTCATCTCTGAAGTGTTAGGTATCGTGCATCAATCCGTGCTTATCGGCGGAAGCGAGGGTGAGTCCTACCAATCAAGCCAAGCTTTAGGCAAAAAGCGCAAAGAGAATCTAAGCTATTTTGTGAGCGGGGTAAGTGGCGAGCAAGGCGAGGAAGTGATTTCTTATCAGTTGCCAAATTATGTAGGTTCAGTGCGTGTAATGCTTGTAGTCGCAAATGATACAAGTGTCGGAAGCGCAGAATCTAATGTAATCATTTCTGATAAAGCAAACCTCTATTCAAACCTTGCAAGCGAGCTAAAAATTGATGATAAAGTGATTATGCCTCTTGAAGTTGTCGCGCAAGAGGGCGTTACACTCCAAAAAGTAAATTTTAAATTTGATGGTGATTTGGCGATAAAGACACTTGATTCTACTTACAATCAAAACCGCACACAAATGATGCAATTCCTCGAAGTCAAGCCAAAACAACTTGGTGAGAGCAAACTCACAATCACAATGAATGCCAAAACCTCGCAAGGCGAAGTGAGCCAAACCCAAACCTACACGCTCAATATCACCTCGCCAAATACCAGCATCACCGATGAGGAGCTCTTTGAGCTTACCAAACACGATAAGCGCACCCTCCAAGCAAAGCAAGCCTACATTCCGGGCTCTCAAATCCAATCTCTCAATGTCTCGCCAACCCCCCTCCTACCCAAATACCAAGACAAAGTGCAGTATCTGCTTGGATATATGTATGGCTGTATCGAGCAAAGCTCAAGCGCGACTATGCCTTTGATTTTGGGATTTGAGGGCGTAAAGCTAGAATCTAGCGAGCAAATCAGACAAAAAGCACAAAAAAGCATTAATAGAATCCTAAATTTCCAAAAAAGCAATGGTGGGTTTGGGTATTGGATAGATTCTAAGATGTCTCATGACTTTGGAAGCGAGTATGCGACGTTGTTTTTACTCACTGCGAAGCAAAAGGGATTTGAGATTCCAGACTATGCGCTCAAATCATGGGAGAAATACGCGCTCAATCGCACAAATAATGCAAATCTAAAATCTGAATTCAAAACCAATGCGCTTTTTTTGCTCGCACTCAATGGCACGCCAAATATCGCTGTGATGAATGAAATCTACCGCAAAAATTTCAAAGAGCTTCCCTTGCGCCAAAAGCTAGCACTAGGCGCAGCATACAAGCTTAGCGGGCTAGATTCTATCGCCAAAGAGATCCGCGCTAAAGTCGCTGATGAGCTTACACATACAAACCAAAATACATATGCAGATATTGGCGGAGATTATTATTACTATGGAAGTAGCATTACTCACAAAGCGATGAGTGCGTATTTTTTAAATATCATCGATGAAAAGCCGGATTTGGCACTTATCAAAGAGCTTTCACAAACGATGAGCGAAAAGCGATGGATGGGCACTCAAGATATAGCGACTACACTTCTTGCCCTAAGTAGCCTCAAAGAATCAAGCAAAGAAGTCCGCTTTAGCCTCAATGACAAGGATTACACGATTTCTAAGCCTACGCGCTTTATGCTTGCGGATTCTAATAAAACAAAAAACATCATTACCGCCAAAGACAACACAATCTATGTCTCATTTATGACGCAAGGTATCCCTGAAAGCGATCCATTAAGCCTCAAAGAAATCACAAACAATCTCCAGATAAAAAGGCGATTTTTTGAAATCAATGCAAATGGTAAAGAAATGCCTATAAATCCAGAGAATCTACCGCTTTCAAAGACATTTTATGTAGAAATCACCCTCCAAAATACAAGCTCTAATCCGATTAAAAATATCGCCCTTACGCAAATCATTCCAACAGGCTGGGAAATCGAAAATACCAGAATCAAACAAAGCAATAATGATGAAAATGATGAAGATGAAGAGGGCACAAACAATTCCACAATAGCCAATGATCCAGCCCTAAGCTATATGGATATAAAGCGCGATCGTGTGATATTTTTCTTTGATGATTGGATAGAGCCTCTCCGAAATGGCGATAGCTCAAGCACACGCAAAGTTTATATTAAATTTAATACCACACTCAAAGGCGAATACATCTTAAGCGGTGCGTATGCAGAAGCGATGTATAACCATAACTTTGAAGCACGCACAAAAGCGATAAAAGTCAAAGTAAAAGACTAAGATTAAAGGCTTTTTGCCATAGAATCTAGATTCTGGTTTGATTCTCTTTCTATTGCCACGCTCGTTACACTTGCTCGCAATGACAAGAAATTTACTTAAAAAAGCTCGCTGTGAGAGCCAACTTGGGCTAAATATAGCTCCAAAACATCATCGATAATCCTATACACAAGAAGCAAATCAGGCTTTATATGGCATTCTTTGAAGTCTTTGTATTTGCCTTTGAGCTTGTGGTCTTTGTATTTTGGCTCGAGTTTCTCACCATTTGCAAGCTTGGTAACCGCCTCATCGATTAGGGCTAAATCATCTTTTTTGATTTTCTTGCGTTGGTTTTTGTATGAGTTTGAAACTCTGATTTGGTATTTACTCATCGATTTTTGCTTTATATTCGTTTATGTCTTTATAAAGATGAGTTTTGCCTTGCTTGTATTCTTTTATGGCTTTGTCAAGAGCATTGACAAGTTTTGGCTTTGGTTTTTCTTTTTTGGTTGTGAGTTTTGCTTGCGCGCCTTTGGCAAGCCCCTTAAAAGCTGGCAGAAACTCTTCTTTGACATTTTCTATCACGATAGTCATCTTTACTCCTTATCTTTTTAGATTCTGGCATTATACACTATTTGGATTCTATGAGTTTAATCTCAGAATCTGTTAAATTATAGAGTTTATAAACTAAAGAGTCGATTTTAGATTCTAGCTCTGCGGTGGAATCTGCTATTTTGTCATTGCGAGCCGATTTATCGGCGTGGCAATCTATTTTGTCGGTGTTGTCATTGCGAGAATCTGCGCGCACCACTTCGTCATTCTGAGTTTTCGTAGAAAACGAAGAATCCACTTGACTTGATTGTCTTTTTCTAGATTCTTCGGGCAAGCCCTCAGAATGACGAGGGTTAGATTCTGGATTTTGCTTCGGGCTAGCCTTGCAACTCATTTTGCTTTGCACAAAACAGCTTACGCTTGAGACGCCACGCTCGTTACACTTGCTCGCAATGACAAGAAATTTACTTAAAAAGCTCGCTGTGAGAGCCGATATTGATAGCTTTTAGGATAAGAAGTTGTTTGTGTTTTTGATAGATAAGTAGCAAATCAGGCTTTATCTAGCATTCTCTAAAGTCTTAAACTCGCCTTTGAGCTTGTGGTCTTTATGCTTTGGCTCTAGAGTTTCGTCTCTAGCGAGTTTATCAAGGATATTTTCAACGAGTTCTAAGTCGTTTTTGTCGATATTTTTTATATTTTATTGTATTGTTTTGAGTAGATAATCTCATATCTCATCTTTGAAAATGTCCTTATGCATTCTTTTGCCCTCTCATAAGCTTTGATTTTGCCTGCTTTGTAGGCTTTTTCTAGCTGCTCGCTTTCATTTTTCCACTCTTGTGCTATTTCAGACATGGTTTTTTTGTCCTCATTTTTGCTTTCATTGTTTTGCTTAAACCCCTCAAAGCTGGCAGAAACTCTTCTTTGACATTTTCTATCACGATAGTCATCTTTGCTCCTTTGATGAGATTCTAACTTTATTTGCAACGATGGTTTGAGGTTTTGATTTGACAAGCTTATTAAATTCACCCTATTTATTTTTAGCTAAGCTTTTACCTATAAACCAAGTGCAAAACGCCAATGCTACAAGGCTAAATCCAACCAAAATAATTCCATATATCATTCTAACTCCTCTAAGATTTTGATTTGCTCTTTGTGCTTAAGCATTACAAATACAAAAGCACAAATTAAGAAAATGAGTATAACCACACCTATACACATTTTAAGAAATGTGATACTTTCTAAATTTGCGACTGCGTAGCCTAGCACACCAAAGATTGAAGTAAGAAATAACACACCAAAAACCCTTAATGTGTTGAATTCTCTTTTTACTATCCTTTTTACTCATAGCCTGGGATTATAGCACAAAATATCTATAGCATTTTTTTAATCAAGCCTAAAATTTATATTTATTATTTTTGAATTTGTGGATTCTTCGGGCAAGCCCTCGCAATGATAAGTTGGAATGTCATTGCGAGCGGCTTTGTCCGCGTGGCAATCCACTTTGTCGGTGTTGTCGTCATTGCGAAGCCCTTTAGGGCTGTGGCAATCCACTTGTTTTTTTCTGGATTGCTTCGCAACGCTTTCAATGACGGCTTAGGATTCTATTATTTTAATCTCAGATTCTGTTAAATCGTAGAGTTTATAGACTAAAGAGTCGATTTTAGATTCTAGCTCTGCGGTGGAATCTGCTATTTTGTCATTGCGAGAATCTGCGCTAGTAGATTCGTGGCAATCCATTATTTGAGTTTTAGATTCTGGATTGCCGCGCTCACTGCGTTTGCTCGCAATGACGGGTTGGGCTTAGATTCTCTATTGCAACGCTAACGCTTACAATGACTAAATCGTGATTTTTGAAGCTTTCAAAGAGAGATTGGCACACCACATAGCGCACAATTTCTCTCGGAGTGTAGTAGCTTCCTGTGGCTTTGCGCGCGCTTTCTTTTGTTTCTGGGTTAAACTCTGCTAGGAGGTTTTCAAAGATTTGTCCTAAAAGCTCGGGATCAAGTCCTACTTCTTGATCACTTGGGCTTTGCTCATCTATGGTGAAATGATAAATTTTGAGTATTTCAAAGAGGGTTTCAAATACTTCATTTGGCACAAGATTAAGCTCTTTTAAAAATCTTATAAAAAGCACTCTGCCTATGAGTTTGAGGGCGAAGTCTTTTTTCTGCTCATCTTTAGATTCTGTGATGATTTTTGAAGTGGGGATTTGAGTGGTTATCTTATCAAAGGCTTTTTTTATCTCGTTATAAAACTCTTTGTTGATAGGCTCTATCTCGAAAGCTTTGGTGATTTGCTCTTTTGTGTTGGCATTTAGAAGCCATGAAAGCTGTTTTTTGGCTGTGAGGATTGGGATATTTTGCCCTAAGATAAAGCTTTGTCGTTTGAAGTTGGAGAAGTATTTTTTTGTCTTGCTGTCATAACCTGTGGTGATGAGAGAAAAGCGGAATTTTTGTGGGGCAGATTCTTCATAAAATACTGCTAGGATAAGATCAAGGCTTGTATTGCTTGCAAATCTTTTTAGCTCATTATGCACGCTTATCTTGGCGTTGATAGACGCACAGGAAAAGACATAAAATCCTAGCTCAAAGCCATTCTAAACTTAATGGCTTAAAAACTTCGATGTAGGATTTGAGGTGCTTGTAAGATGTATCAAGCTTGTGTGCTTTGGAATCTTGCAGGTCAAGATGAACTTGGGTAAAAGTGCTTAAGACAAAGTCTTGTAATCTCTCAAAATCATAGCCTTGGGAGATGAAGTTATCTAGATTTTGTTTGAAGTCGCTCATAATGTGTCCTTAGTTTTAAAGTTTGGTTTTGGTAACTATTTGTCATTGCAAAAGCTTACGCGCACTGCTTCGTCATTCTTAAGTTTTTGTAGAAAACGAAGAGTTATACCTTGTTTTTGCTGGATTCATGGTTATTCTCCTTGTTGGGATTAAGTATAGGTGAGTATAGGCTGGTAAAAAGTTATGATAAATTTGCATTTATAGCACATTTTGGCTTAAAAGCTCCAAGCCTCATTAGGTTTCATTAAGCTTCATAATGATATGAGATTGCACTTTACAAATGAGTTTAGATTTTGGTTTGTTTGATTTGTTTATTGAATCTTATTTGATTTTATTGATTCCGATTGATTCCCATTGCAAGTGCGGTGATTATGGCGGTTTGAGATTTGAGGATAAATGGTATAGGTAGCGTGTAGGCAGTCTGAATGAGTGTGCGCTCTTCTTTGCTAAACCCACCCTCAGGTCCAATGACAAGCACAGAATCAAGACTTGATACACTCTCAAATGCTTCACCCTCAAAGTCAAGTCGCGCTATGTTTGGATAAAGATGAAGCACTTCGCTAAGATTTGAGAGAATCTCGATTTCTAGCACATTGCTTCTGCCACATTGTTGTGATGAGGCGATGAGGATTTTTTCGCACCGCTGGATATTTGGATTCTGATTGTGCTGACTTAGCGCAGCATAAAATAAACTTAGCTTTCCGAGTCCGAGCTCATTAAGAAATGGAAGTGTTTTTTCGATTGTTTTGACATCAGTAATCGCCCATATAATGTGGCTAAATGACAATGGCTTTTTGGGCAAAAAGATAGAATCTTGCAAGCTCAAAGTCGCACTTTTGCGCCCAATAGAGATGAGATGATAGGTATAGAGCATATCATCTTTGAGATTGCGGAGTTTTAGGGGCTTAGTCTTATCTGTCCTGCGTGAATGATAGATATGGCTAAATGCCTCGCCTTCAAGCGTGATTTCTTGATTTTTGGCGTCTTTGTGGAAGAGGAATTGCATTTAGATAATCCTAAATGTAAATAAAATCGCACCAACCAAATCACAAATATATAAAATCTTGCAAAATCGTATGTATGAGCGCATAAGATTCTCGCTTGTTTTGGCGAGTTTGAGTCTTTTTAGCCTTAGGATCTCACCTGCAAATACAAACACCACATATACAATCATCGCCACCACTTGCCAGCTCATAGCCCACTGCATACTTGCAAGGATAAACAGCCCACTAAAGCTACCCACAGCCACCAAAAGAAAAATAATAGGCATTACAAACCATATTTTTACAATCACTTTTTGGTAGGTTTTGTATGTAAAAAGCGTGTAGATATTGATAAGAAATGGTATCGGGAAAAACGCCATAAAAAAGCTATGAAAAAAAACCATATCATTAAAAGCTTTTATCGTCATATCAAAATCTTGTGGCATAGATTCTCCTTTGGTTTGTTGGCTTGCTTACTGCTTGCTCTTGGCTTTGGAAGCGAAATTATAGCATTAATTCAATGATTCGACTAAAAATATTAATCTTAGCGTATTATTATTATGCGTTATATTTAAAGAACAACTAAAGGGTGTGAGTGCAGAAAATTGGAGTATTATTACTCAATATGGGTGGTCCGACTGATATTTATGGGGTGGAGAATTTTTTAAAAAATATCTTTAATGATCCTGTGATACTGCCTATCAAAAACCCACTGATACGAAAAATAGTCAGCTCGGCGATCGTATCAAAGCGGCTTGAATATGTCAAAAACATTTACCGCGCTATCGGCGGAGGCTCGCCTATCATCAAACATACCTTTAGCCTCACCCAAAAGCTTAACACTCTAGATTCTCAACGCACATATTCATATTCGATGCGCTATTCACCGCCATTTGCCAAAGATGCTTTGCAAGAATTTAAAGACAATAACATTAACGACATTGTGCTATTTAGCATGTATCCGCAGTCTTCTTTCACGACGATCCACTCCTCGCTTAATGAAGTGCATCAGAATCTAAAAGAGCTAGAATACAAGCCACGCGTTCGGGTGATTGAGCATTATTACGATCATGAGCCATTTTATCATTTGATTACAGATGAGATTGAGCGCGTGCTTAATGGCGAGGATGCACGGGATTTTATCCTCATACTCTCAGCGCATGGACTGCCTAAAAATGTCGTTGATAAAGGTGATACTTACCCGCAACAATGCCAAAGGGGGCTAGAAATCATCTCTGAGATTTGCAAGCAAAGAGGAATGGCATTTGATGAGATAAAACTCTCATATCAGTCCAAAGTCGGTCCTATGAAATGGATAAAGCCCGCGACAAGCGATGTGATTGCAGAATCTAAACACAAAAAAATCATCATTTATCCTATCGCTTTTAGCGTGGATAATTCCGAGACGGATTATGAGCTTCGCATAGAATACGCGAAATTAGCAAAATCTTTGAATGTGAAAGATTATCGGGTGTGCTTGTGTATGAATGATTCTGAAGCATTTGCGCAGATGATTATTGATCTCATCGCCCAAAAATGCCCCTAACTTCAATAATGCACTAAACAATAAACTAAGGAGTATGTATGCAAATTATGCAAATATGGTATAAAAACTTTGTAGTAGGTATTTTGCTTGTAATGATTATACTAGCTAGTGGGTGCAAAGATGAAAAAATCTCTCAAGATTCTATTAGCACCTCTGAAGCCACACTAAATACGCAAGCAAATGATTTAGACAAAAAAAGCTACGCAGGGCTTGAAGATGTGTTTCAAGATACAAGCACACTAGAATCTAAAAACAAATATATGATGTTTGTGTTTGGTGCAAATGGCTGTCAATACTGCGAGCGACTCAAAGAAGATATAAAAAACAATCAAGAGCTCAAAGACTACATAAAAGATCATTTTAGCGCGTATTATATCAATCTTAGCTACTCCAAACTCCACACATTCAAAATCCCAATCCAAAAAAAAGAATACGAGCTTACCACAAGGCAGCTTGCTGAAATTTATAATATCCTTCCTACACCTACGATTGTATTTTCAAACGCCGATGGCAAAACGATTCTAAGCTATCCTAGCTACCTTCCTCCACAGCAGTTTTTCGCGCTTTTGCGATTTATTAGCGAGGGTGAGTGGCAAAAAGCTCAAGGTGATGAAGCCAAGCTCAAATCATTACTTCAAAAATATCTCACACCACAATCATAAGGACAATGTATGCAAACTTCTACATTTTGGCGGTATTTTAAATTTTTGTATTCGTTTTGGGTGATTTTACCTGTTGTGTTTTTTTATGCGTTTGCTTGTGGCATAGCGACTTTTATCGAGAATGACTATGGAAGCGTGGCTGCAAGGGCTATGATTTATAATGCGTGGTGGTTTGATATTTTGCATATGTATTTGGCGTTGGCACTACTTGCTAGCTTTATCAAATCAAACGCATGGCAGCGCAAAAAATACGCTTCTTTGGTGCTTCATTTTTCGTTTGTTGTGATTATCATTGGCGCAGGCATTACGCGATTTTTTGGCAATGAAGGAAATATGAGTATTCCTGAAGGGCAGAGTGTAAATTATTATTACACAAGCGAGAATTATCTCAATATCACAGGGCTTAATGAGCAATGGCAGAAAGATTATGCCTCCATAAAAGCCGACATCACAACCTATGGCACACTTTTTAGTAAGCCCAAACTCAAAGCCAAAACTACGCTTTTTGACAA carries:
- a CDS encoding MG2 domain-containing protein; the protein is MQTYSKSKTIEIYLSQDPKSQNITQDTIQNLITIATNSDSIIATQAILDGSKVTLTGNFIPGHDYKITLDAPYNTSINARFKDLNPHIAFASNGIIMPSKNNLKIGVLSVNIKSSKLQIHKIYPNNITELLHNYYSFAENSKNISDSTLGKTADTITTQTITFDTNTQDETQTILDLTKLLKNKENGVYVLTLSTSRDNVSGTIKACQNDDEEDEDDEGEWISYSCEQYIESNLNSQKLIVLSDIGLSVRQDKATTYVNTFNVQTNKPLQGATIKLISTNNQVIDSALSDINGLVKLNHKSSQPLYIIAQYGNDINYLDFKTPQGFFDGLDTTGVTLTNNTNTFLYTDRGIINPGEDIHINTIIRNQNLSKAPIKLSIINPRGDKIIKDKTINPIGFGLYSYKFETDTNFATGSYQAIVNIGGVLYRQNFQVENIIPNKIKVNIDSAPYIQQQDKQLDFTLNSIYLSGVKADSLKYVATITARALSFSSKIYKDFSFNNASRNDYGFSKQFSGNLDKEGNAHLSLNLDELDSQNLNLSINAKVFENTGHPVINQTNVKFYAAPNVIGVKVPSRYIDMQKPFTLPVILLNSLEDKPIANTKLHYKIYKNDRYWWWDYDVMMENFNAKIKSDISTTLIKEGEITSALQPVEIKEDLSALVQDYDSVFVEISDGVQSPRIIWLVADFYGEASLKASNPSRLALTLDKPKYNVGENALLQFQSKHQGKALITLSYGDKILKTDLIDASKTTTYQIPILPSYAPNIHASVTLLSLDPSTATSKRSFGLISIPIVDSALDLKPEIQVQEQVKPNSMLHIKISNPKKQKMAYTLAIVDNGILDIINFKTPDPLAGLYKKLAFGISIVDIIVISSLKC
- a CDS encoding transglycosylase domain-containing protein — its product is MKNHSKINFKTKLKSKLKIAKFAKSNKARLYKVISYKSIANIIVCVVVCVVLGVFLFFYTSLKPLYFEPESLVSFDKNGELLSLFVNQNENFKISIDAQKEHIPKMLQDFVLLYEDKRFLSHFGVDMLSIARAAKSNLMNFASQSKPQGASTISMQAIKLGMHNPNRDIATKIQESLQAVRLEWNLPKEHIFRLYVDNAPYGNNIIGIKTASLLYFDKPLARLSPAQIAFLAVLPNAPNLLQQNPQKLRAKRDNLLLRAKNASLIDELTYKLSILEPLPSLHRQNSIAPHYTMFLAKTFPDRKVFYTHIDKSIQIRFESLAKNYAQTLQPQQIRNLAFVLIGAEDKNIIAYIGSQDFYDLANYGQVDGIQAKRNVGSTLKPFLYALSLDEGLIIPQTKLLDMNAFFGNFNPQNSSLRFSNNQSALYALRQSLNVPFVNLLNDYGQERFFYFLRQNLGFADMEYKRYGLSLILGAKELSLFDLSKLYLGLRRGGDFAELQLEQKSTPQDTSKQNISKDEPKNIKNVSATQNTSQNPQNLESKHVHLDSLLQNQTPKKDKDISKDFIDYTPQTPISKEAAFMTLQDLLDIYLDVSSMRIASKIAWKSGTSFGNYDSWALGVSDRYILGVWAGNFNAKSSVALTGRGVAGKMMFEIFEVLESIEPLREFQDFKEIGLWSNTPKMREVRIDSNGYRTLQEPYTIAYMPAFAKPLRLAPQAFIHKNDLKIIYPSQGILLQQNKHNKVVAKLHTQKSLDSNQGSEVYYFLNGEFIGQNSRSHITLKPQNGKNTLYVINQNGQSDEVEFYAITR